One Haloterrigena salifodinae DNA window includes the following coding sequences:
- a CDS encoding class I SAM-dependent methyltransferase produces the protein MASRYNFGVYHWRRRFRSIAAALVAAVLGVAVRRRTNDARVRLTAAGATIGAAVYAVRVLRRLLSPPPWALERAKYDALAVRLPLADADRVLDVGCGTGRSLVGLAPYVSPDADVLGFDVFDDRVILGNGPVLVRRNGTRAGLAVTPVAGDAAALPFADDSIPVVTACRVLHDLEAPAADRTLREIRRVCDPDGALGVLELPLTPDGVSRHPESYWTDRITAAGFRIESLERLERDTGNHYLVIVATPRIGSDG, from the coding sequence ATGGCTTCGCGATACAACTTCGGCGTCTATCACTGGCGGCGACGATTCCGTTCGATAGCCGCCGCGCTCGTCGCCGCCGTCCTCGGCGTCGCCGTTCGACGGCGGACGAACGACGCTCGAGTTCGGCTGACCGCGGCCGGAGCGACAATCGGCGCGGCCGTTTACGCTGTCCGCGTGCTGCGACGCCTCCTGTCGCCGCCACCGTGGGCGCTCGAGCGAGCCAAGTACGACGCGCTGGCGGTCCGCCTCCCCCTCGCCGACGCCGATCGGGTGCTCGACGTCGGCTGTGGCACCGGCCGGTCGCTCGTGGGTCTCGCACCGTACGTCTCGCCCGACGCGGACGTGCTCGGGTTCGACGTCTTCGACGATCGAGTCATCCTCGGGAACGGCCCCGTGCTCGTCCGCCGGAACGGGACCCGCGCCGGCCTCGCGGTGACGCCGGTCGCCGGCGACGCGGCGGCGCTGCCGTTCGCCGACGACTCGATTCCAGTCGTCACCGCCTGTCGCGTCCTCCACGATCTCGAGGCGCCGGCTGCGGATCGAACGCTACGCGAGATCCGACGCGTCTGCGACCCCGACGGCGCGCTCGGGGTGCTCGAGTTGCCGTTGACTCCCGACGGCGTTTCCCGTCACCCCGAGTCCTACTGGACGGATCGCATCACCGCGGCGGGCTTCCGGATCGAGTCGCTCGAGCGACTCGAACGCGATACCGGGAACCACTATCTTGTGATCGTCGCGACGCCGCGAATCGGGAGCGACGGGTAG